One region of Gouania willdenowi chromosome 13, fGouWil2.1, whole genome shotgun sequence genomic DNA includes:
- the zbtb38 gene encoding zinc finger and BTB domain-containing protein 38 — protein sequence MTVVSPSTQNLMDSTHPHTVLSKLNEQRCQGLFCDVIVVVEDVKFRAHKNILAACSGYFKKALTTSEKWSTVQVLELLDLKSDVFASILNFIYCSKVTSSGTEDTRNLVAAGKKLGIPFLERLTEQERQHEIVKLTHPSTAPLFKKTKKEVPRLEDIDCAREPRITNAFSITEECPGNSHFTPQDQKRGERESPDAGQLPSNCPTTSYSTSNETRNALSEHSYALSTFFNVEESDLCKNKNICKPVSEPDKQIICTNTGPLKKQQRWRGPIGRSILPKPAESQTNKPNTTHSIPTDGLPTAPFAVNTPPPIFSKTEMEKPSHSGPPSTNDTVQVDVDPPNLSPQTEDSILVYSCEQCPEIFTNKALLTKHLEVHKKRFVSHLFCKFCHKTFIHPKRLRNHEQVCPKAMKDLIYQGPSNSSANKIEQPSEDELDQEQLTSTDQMSKLLQLGQSEAPQKEKALKLGSNQRRYNCSMCKRVYLTLSSLKRHENVHSWQRAYPCHYCNKVFALAEYRTKHEIWHTGERRYQCIFCLETFMTYYILKNHQKSFHGIDPNQTVRKKSANGGLKASVYPLKLYRLLPMKFRKKRYKTYSQTYSEDVDSNDQSSVESKFLVNSLEENNVISNPDTTSFPLTFMATTTMVSSVMPRITVDKPYDQNIEHLTDSEIQGRKKAKTETEDAPLTISNMFSNPNAKSPTGYNNDPAVLIPPEHVSQNIPFLKSLNTVKKLGELSASAKTVDDMTNSIHSSTESLVRDKTEGKTETYIAKPACPGPSMGSDAMPFCQITVKIGNEAIIRRQIKGSKLFPRKKRRNREMSEEQSPRDFTSTMTGSESPRCRLKSEDTPGNKPYHDHNDLDTADELWRPYYSYKSKKKRKKLKYKHRKALFHHYNEALGEKDVADGAKLDQISLPTDQSISSTSSGPRQFSTNCSPRASFNCDICDSSFITETGLRAHVTGSHPCFCRSCGKQGPPSEAPVGGDFVCSMCMENGSCFDNASRSPNPEKKYHCSYCPQRFLYLATKRSHEKKHQEANHHTYDGSLSCSKNQHKDDRQPTVKTEDDDNQESNNMECEKVEQHFSIDETTEETTDPMSPTAFKGFSYAKNKSPLSLSSNSQFSETPLKMKDKTPTKMNMQNSLHVISKKQSCDIDGNKGVINSFSLLKQNDPEAKRTCMSTHVPEQWVCKEETLD from the coding sequence aTGACTGTGGTGTCCCCCTCCACACAGAACCTAATGGATAGTACTCATCCACACACAGTGCTTAGCAAGCTCAATGAGCAGCGCTGTCAAGGCCTCTTTTGCGACGTAATCGTAGTGGTGGAAGATGTAAAGTTTCGGGCCCACAAAAACATCCTGGCAGCTTGCAGTGGTTATTTCAAGAAGGCACTGACCACCTCTGAGAAGTGGAGCACCGTTCAAGTGCTGGAGCTTTTGGACCTAAAGTCTGATGTGTTTGCCAGCATCCTAAACTTCATATACTGCTCCAAGGTAACATCCTCTGGCACAGAAGACACAAGAAATCTGGTAGCAGCTGGTAAAAAACTGGGAATCCCTTTTTTAGAGAGACTTACAGAACAAGAGAGACAGCATGAAATTGTTAAATTGACACACCCAAGTACTGCCCCATTGtttaagaaaacaaagaaagaggTTCCCAGACTGGAAGATATTGACTGTGCCAGAGAACCACGCATCACTAATGCCTTCTCTATCACAGAGGAGTGTCCTggaaacagtcattttactccACAGGATCAAAAAAGAGGTGAGAGGGAGTCACCAGATGCGGGACAGCTTCCGTCAAACTGTCCAACAACATCCTACTCTACCAGTAATGAGACAAGGAACGCCCTCTCTGAACACTCATATGCACTAAGCACATTCTTCAATGTGGAAGAAAGTGATCtgtgtaagaacaaaaatatttgcAAACCAGTTTCTGAACCGGACAAACAAATCATTTGTACAAACACGGGCCCTCTTAAAAAACAGCAAAGGTGGAGAGGTCCCATAGGAAGAAGCATACTACCAAAACCTGCCGAGTCACAAACGAATAAACCAAATACCACCCACTCAATACCAACAGATGGTCTTCCTACTGCACCTTTTGCAGTTAACACACCACCTCCAATTTTTTCAAAGACAGAAATGGAAAAGCCATCACACTCAGGACCACCTTCTACTAACGACACAGTTCAAGTGGACGTAGATCCTCCAAACCTTTCTCCTCAAACAGAGGACAGCATTTTAGTCTACAGCTGTGAGCAGTGTCCAGAGATATTCACAAACAAAGCTCTTCTTACTAAGCATTTAGAGGTCCATAAAAAACGATTTGTTAGTCATTTGTTCTGTAAATTTTGTCACAAAACATTTATACACCCAAAACGACTTCGCAACCATGAACAGGTTTGTCCCAAGGCAATGAAAGATCTAATATATCAAGGACCCAGCAATTCATCAGCTAACAAGATCGAGCAGCCGTCAGAAGATGAGTTGGACCAGGAACAGCTGACATCCACTGACCAAATGTCAAAACTACTTCAATTGGGCCAATCAGAAGCTCCACAAAAAGAGAAGGCACTGAAGCTGGGTAGTAATCAAAGAAGATACAACTGCAGTATGTGTAAACGGGTCTATCTTACCCTTTCCAGCTTGAAACGACATGAGAATGTACATTCCTGGCAGAGAGCTTATCCCTGTCATTATTGTAATAAAGTATTTGCTTTGGCAGAATACCGCActaagcatgaaatttggcacacGGGTGAACGCCGATATCAGTGCATTTTCTGCCTGGAGACATTCATGACCTACTATATCTTAAAGAACCACCAGAAATCCTTTCATGGCATTGATCCCAATCAAACTGTGAGGAAGAAGTCTGCCAACGGGGGTCTAAAGGCCAGTGTTTATCCACTCAAATTGTACAGGCTTCTTCCTATGAAGTTCAGAAAGAAACGATACAAAACATATAGTCAGACGTATTCAGAAGATGTTGACAGCAATGACCAGTCTTCAGTTGAGAGCAAGTTTCTAGTCAACTCATTGGAAGAAAATAATGTGATTAGCAACCCTGACACTACATCATTCCCTTTAACATTCATGGCAACAACAACGATGGTCTCAAGTGTCATGCCTCGGATCACGGTTGACAAACCATATGACCAAAATATTGAACATCTGACCGACTCTGAAATACAGGGACGTAAAAAAGCAAAGACGGAGACAGAAGACGCTCCACTTACCATCAGCAACATGTTCTCCAACCCCAATGCTAAGTCTCCCACAGGTTACAACAATGACCCAGCAGTGCTAATACCCCCTGAGCATGTCAGTCAAAATATACCATTCCTTAAATCCCTCAACACAGTGAAAAAGTTGGGTGAGCTATCAGCCTCTGCCAAAACCGTTGACGATATGACCAATTCTATTCATTCTAGCACAGAAAGTTTGGTGCGTGATAAAACGGAGGGAAAAACTGAAACGTATATAGCAAAACCTGCATGTCCAGGTCCATCAATGGGAAGTGATGCAATGCCATTTTGTCAGATAACAGTGAAAATTGGGAATGAGGCCATCATTCGCAGACAAATCAAAGGCTCAAAGCTCTTCcccagaaagaaaagaagaaacagaGAAATGAGCGAGGAGCAAAGCCCAAGGGACTTTACCTCAACAATGACAGGTTCAGAGAGTCCCAGATGCCGACTTAAATCAGAGGACACACCCGGCAACAAGCCATATCATGATCACAATGACTTGGACACAGCTGATGAGCTTTGGCGACCCTACTATTCTTACAaatccaaaaagaaaagaaagaagctTAAATACAAACATAGAAAGGCTTTGTTTCACCACTATAATGAAGCATTAGGAGAGAAAGATGTTGCAGATGGAGCTAAACTTGATCAAATTAGTTTGCCTACAGACCAAAGCATCTCAAGCACTAGTTCAGGGCCCAGACAGTTCAGCACCAACTGCAGCCCCAGGGCTAGCTTCAACTGTGATATCTGTGACAGCTCCTTCATCACAGAGACTGGTCTGAGAGCTCATGTGACTGGTTCCCACCCATGTTTCTGCCGATCCTGTGGTAAACAAGGTCCCCCCAGTGAGGCACCTGTAGGTGGTGATTTTGTCTGCAGCATGTGCATGGAAAACGGTTCCTGCTTTGATAACGCATCCAGGAGCCCCAACCCTGAGAAGAAGTATCACTGCTCCTACTGTCCTCAACGATTTCTGTACCTCGCCACTAAACGAAGCCATGAGAAAAAACACCAGGAAGCTAATCATCATACTTATGACGGCTCGCTATCATGTTCTAAAAACCAACACAAAGATGATAGACAACCAACTGTCAAAACAGAGGATGATGACAATCAAGAAAGCAATAACATGGAATGTGAAAAGGTGGAACAACACTTTTCCATTGATGAAACAACCGAGGAGACAACTGACCCTATGTCTCCGACTGCCTTCAAAGGTTTCTcgtatgcaaaaaataaaagtccCTTATCACTAAGCAGCAACTCTCAGTTTTCTGAGACACCCCTGAAGATGAAAGATAAAACGCCAACAAAGATGAACATGCAGAACTCTTTGCACGTTATTTCAAAAAAACAGTCTTGTGATATAGACGGCAATAAGGGTGTTATCAATTCTTTTAGCCTCCTTAAGCAAAACGATCCTGAAGCAAAACGTACTTGTATGTCTACACATGTGCCAGAGCAATGGGTGTGCAAAGAGGAGACACTTGATTAA